A genomic window from Pirellulales bacterium includes:
- the rpsR gene encoding 30S ribosomal protein S18, with protein MGKFVPKKRSKFSSRAKKKDPIFVDGKRPRPMYVDYKDLELLSKLTSRQGKIIGRRKSGCTAASQHAVTAAIKRARFMALLPYVAE; from the coding sequence ATGGGAAAGTTCGTCCCCAAGAAGCGATCGAAGTTCAGCAGCCGCGCGAAGAAGAAAGATCCGATCTTTGTCGACGGTAAGCGGCCTCGCCCGATGTACGTCGATTACAAGGATCTGGAGCTGTTGTCGAAACTCACCAGCCGGCAGGGCAAGATCATCGGCCGCCGCAAGAGCGGCTGCACCGCCGCCAGCCAGCACGCCGTGACCGCGGCGATCAAGCGGGCTCGCTTCATGGCCCTGCTGCCGTACGTCGCCGAGTAA